In Candidatus Manganitrophus noduliformans, the genomic stretch CGACAACCAATTCTTCCGAGGAAGCCGAAATCGTCTGATCCGACTCATAGATAACGAAGAACTGGATAGCTACGGGGCTTTCTGGCAGACTCCACCGGAGGTCGAATGTCGGCGGGCCGCTTGGGTTCGAGAAAACACGCAGATTAGTCGGCGTGGAAGGCACTGTAGTGTCAATCGGCCCCGGCGGACCCTGTTCCCCCGGTAAACCCTGTTCACCAGTCGTTCCTTCCTCTCCAGGTAGACCTTGCAGTCCGATCGCTCCCTGTGATCCGTCTCTTCCGCTGCACCCCGAGATTGCCATGACTAGCATTCCTAATGAAAGCGTCGCAATGATACATTGAAGCCGTAACCACAAAACCTGCTTCCTAGATGACATACTGACCTCCAGGGATTTTGGGAAAGAAGTATACCATAGCAGTTTCATAGTGCAATGAATGTCTATGTGAGCCTTTCATGCCCGACCTCTGAATGAACCCCATCGTTCCATTGATGCACCCGGTTGACGCCGGGGAGAGGACCGACATACAATTCGAACAGGTCGTTCATTTTCTTCTCCCTCTAGATCCAACCCGTTTTCCTATAGTGACGGAAGAATGGCCGCGAATGCGCACCTTCGGACCCCATCAGAAACAAAGTCATCTGCCCCAGCCTGCCCGCTCCAAAATGCAGGCTCGAAACTCCTTCGCACACAATCCGGCGAGACACGCCTTCCTTCTTCTGCAACAGACTATTGGTAATCAAGTCGTCCAACGTTTGGTCCAGACACATGCAGCGCATCCCCAGATCCAACCCAAATTGACCGCCAACACACTGGGAGATCGGTCTGAACAGGAAGCGGACCGCGCAGCCGATCAGGTGATGCAGACACCGGGTCCTCGTGAGCGATTACAGACAGCACCGGACCGGGGAGACAATTCCGGCGAGACAGCGGTGCCCTCTTCCGTCCCAGAAGCCGTCTCCTCCCCCGGTCGGCCGCTCGATGCGGCGACGCGCGGGTGGATGGCATCCCGCTTCGGGGAAGACTTCGCCCATGTGCGGGTCCATACGGATGACCGGGCGGCCGCATCGGCGCGCACATTGGGAGCACGGGCCTACACCGTCGGCTCGGATCTGGTTTTTGAAGCGGGCGAATATGCTCCCGCTACGGCCGAGGGAAAGCGCTTGCTTGCGCATGAGCTGGCGCACGTGGTGCAGCAGCGCGCCTCCGGCGACCATCGGGTTCAACGGCAGCCGAAGCCCTCCCAGAAAGTCCCGCCCGGTCCGGGGGAGCTGACGGTGCAGGAGTACGAAGCGCGGGCGAAGAAACATCCGAGACGGGAGGTCCGGGCGGGGGGCGACTATGAAGCGGCCGTGATTTTTGCGCGATACAAGCCGCAATGGTTTTGGGACCGGGGCTATCTCTATGCGGGGTATGGCGGGAACTTTCCCTACTATTGGTGGGAGGTCTGGATCAACAACGAAGGGAACGGCAAGGAGTTCCGGGTCTGGCACACCACCGATTGGTCCGGAACGCAGAAGGGGACACCCCCCAAACTACCCCCCGCGCCAAAGAAAGCGCCTCCCGAGCCCCGCACCGTCGTCGTCGAAGGGACCGAGAATTGGCCGACGGAGATTCCCCTGGACGCCGACCTGGAAGATCTCTTCGGCTTCGACATCGCGGAGCGCGAGGGGGACACCCCCTTCGGCAAGGGGCTGATGGTTCGCTATCAGAACGGGGCGGTCGCCATCTTCCCGGAGGGAACAACCGAGCGGTACATCGTCCGCCCCCTTCCCCCGCCAAACCTCGGATATCTGATGTACGATAAAGACGGCAAGCTGATCAGCGATGTCGTGATGTCCTATCCGGAA encodes the following:
- a CDS encoding eCIS core domain-containing protein, with protein sequence MPSSVPEAVSSPGRPLDAATRGWMASRFGEDFAHVRVHTDDRAAASARTLGARAYTVGSDLVFEAGEYAPATAEGKRLLAHELAHVVQQRASGDHRVQRQPKPSQKVPPGPGELTVQEYEARAKKHPRREVRAGGDYEAAVIFARYKPQWFWDRGYLYAGYGGNFPYYWWEVWINNEGNGKEFRVWHTTDWSGTQKGTPPKLPPAPKKAPPEPRTVVVEGTENWPTEIPLDADLEDLFGFDIAEREGDTPFGKGLMVRYQNGAVAIFPEGTTERYIVRPLPPPNLGYLMYDKDGKLISDVVMSYPEDTFPDPKKDAIK